A genomic region of Neisseria cinerea contains the following coding sequences:
- the rpsG gene encoding 30S ribosomal protein S7, whose amino-acid sequence MPRRREVPKRDVLPDPKFGSVELTKFMNVLMIDGKKSVAERIVYGALEQIEKKTGKVAIEVFNEAIANAKPIVEVKSRRVGGANYQVPVEVRPSRRLALAMRWVRDAARKRGEKSMDLRLAGELIDAAEGRGGALKKREEVHRMAEANKAFSHFRF is encoded by the coding sequence ATGCCAAGACGTAGAGAAGTCCCTAAGCGCGACGTACTGCCAGATCCTAAATTCGGCAGCGTTGAGCTGACTAAATTCATGAACGTATTGATGATTGACGGTAAAAAATCTGTTGCAGAACGTATTGTTTACGGTGCGCTGGAACAAATTGAGAAAAAAACCGGCAAAGTAGCAATCGAAGTATTTAACGAAGCCATTGCAAACGCCAAACCTATCGTGGAAGTGAAAAGCCGCCGTGTAGGTGGTGCAAACTACCAAGTTCCTGTTGAAGTTCGTCCTTCACGTCGTCTGGCTTTGGCAATGCGCTGGGTTCGTGACGCGGCCCGTAAACGTGGTGAGAAATCTATGGACCTGCGTTTGGCAGGCGAATTGATTGATGCGGCTGAAGGTCGTGGCGGTGCGTTGAAAAAACGTGAAGAAGTACACCGCATGGCTGAAGCCAACAAAGCATTCTCTCACTTCCGTTTCTAA
- the rpsL gene encoding 30S ribosomal protein S12, whose product MPTINQLVRKGRQKPVYVNKVPALEACPQKRGVCTRVYTTTPKKPNSALRKVCKVRLTNGFEVISYIGGEGHNLQEHSVVLIRGGRVKDLPGVRYHTVRGSLDTAGVKDRKQARSKYGAKRPK is encoded by the coding sequence ATGCCAACTATCAACCAATTGGTACGCAAAGGCCGTCAAAAGCCTGTGTACGTAAACAAAGTGCCTGCACTGGAAGCTTGCCCGCAAAAACGTGGCGTGTGCACCCGTGTATACACAACTACCCCTAAAAAACCTAACTCTGCATTGCGTAAAGTGTGTAAAGTTCGCCTGACCAACGGTTTTGAAGTGATTTCATACATCGGTGGTGAAGGTCATAACCTGCAAGAACACAGCGTTGTACTGATCCGCGGCGGTCGTGTAAAAGACTTGCCAGGTGTACGTTACCACACTGTACGCGGTTCTTTGGATACTGCAGGTGTTAAAGACCGTAAACAAGCCCGTTCTAAATACGGTGCTAAGCGTCCTAAATAA